The Ascaphus truei isolate aAscTru1 chromosome 20, aAscTru1.hap1, whole genome shotgun sequence genome includes the window ATAACCATTTGGGATAATCCAGTGGTTATGGGAAGTTTGAGTAATTGTATTAGGCGGACAGGTGAGAAACAGACACTTAAACAGATCAGGTGCTAACAAATACATCAGCGTAGTACAATATGTGGTAGGTACATGATGTGGGGGCCACTCAGCGTGTTATTAACTGTAAATACATTGTATTAGGCAGACAGGTGAGAAACAGACACTTACACAGATAAGGTGTTACTTTGCGCTTCTCCGGATTATCTCTTTATACCGTGTATATTCTTCCTTATCTCCCTCCTTCTGCCCCTTAATGTAACTATAGCACCAGCCCCTACTTGTTTGGTGCGATCATTTATCTTTCTTCTTGGGGGGATATCTTACCTTCAGGGGGACCCTGTTTATAAGAAGCCCTGTAATTATCAGGATGGCAGTGAGAACCTTTATAACACACTTATTAGTCTGCGTACTGTACACATGTATGGCCATGTCTACTAAGACATGCTACTCCATTACACATTAGCAGCTGGAAGACCTCTTACAGCCTAATTCCTTGAATGGGTTATAAATGGGCATATTATCTAAGCAGTGCTATCTTATGGAGTGACATCGCTTTGTAAATATGGATTATATTGTTAATATTTGAGTTTGTTTGGTACATCAATGGTATTCAACAAATACATTTCCTCTTCTTCAGTAACTTCCAATGCTCCTGAGATATATCCGGCTCTGTAGGAGAGGTCACAGGGAGGCATTGTCTCCTCGGGCAGATTGTCACCTTCACATGAAGTTTCATTTAATGCTTCAACTGTAAGATATACAGCAAATAGAATATTCAGTATTTTATCACATTCTCCCAAAACAAAGCAAAGGAAGTAGCCGTATATAGATAGGTACAGGCACAATCATTGCCATAAAAGGGAAACCATGTACAAGTCCTGGTGCTGGCTAACCCACCCAAGCCCCAATGTTCCAACTGAGGGCGCACACCAAGTATGTCACACACAAGATGGAGGCACACAGGTTTAGGTGCAAAAAGATTGCTGAGACGTGACTCCATGCTCGTAGCAGACCAAATAAAGTTTCAGGGACACAGCCCCTTCCTCATTGAGTTTCTCCCCATTATCTGAGGAAGGGGCTGTGTCCCCAAAACGTTATTTGGTCTGCTACAAGCATGGAGTCACGTCTCATCAAACTTTTCTTGCACATAAACCTGtgtgccgccatcttgtgtgtgaTATACAAAAGCAAATGTAATATAGCAGAATTTCCATCTTGTCCCTTATTTGGAAACACTTAAATACGTCAATATACTCTGGGACCCAAGATTGagaagaaggggaagggggatatTTTGTAAAACTGTATCTTTATGGAATCAACAATGTACAtaatggaagtattctttgtagtatgataggtggaagaattctttgtagtatgataggtggaagaattctttgtagtatgatagatggaagtattctttatagtatgataggtggaagtattctttgtagcatgataggtggaagtattctttgtagtatgataggtggaagtattctttgtagtatgataggtggaagtattctttgtagtatgataggtggaaatATTCTTtctagtatgataggtggaagtattctttgtagtatgataggtggaagtattctttgtagtattgTAGGTGGAAGATATGAGTCTGTTCCTTGAGCACTCAGACCTCCTGGGAAGTACTGAGTATGACTGACAGTTTGAGTGGAAATAAATTATATAATCTTGCATATTATCCTTATTACATGTCAGGCACACAGGACATTGTGAAGTTGCTCCTGTACTTGTATTAGCGCTTTGTATTCTGTATAACACGTTCCAATAAAGTGTCCTTACATTACTGGGGTCTCCTGGTTTCCTGCAGatgccaacacacacacatggaaaATATCTCTCTTTGCACAAACTTTGCTCCAACACAGCATTGAAACCTATGTCTCCTTAATgaaagcttttattttattttcgttAAATAGTTAATTGTTATAGAAACTGTATTTATCTTAGAAAATGTTACATTATTTGTGGTGGTATTTTTATGCATGAAATTTGTATCCCACAAAGGGGTTTCCTTCAAATGTGACCTCAATcaatattgtattatattaatatttaatagTTTTAGTAGATGTTTGCCATACTCTGTATATTGTGATATAATATTTATCTTACTTGTTCTAACCAGTCAGTGATCCTAACATTACCCTTTCCATGGTCCTGTTACCGTATCTCCTACGTTCCCATTATAATGACTATTACCCGTTACTGGGCAGACTCCCTATAACTTCTTTCCCTTTGGCATATTGCAGGAAGGGGGAAGGATCTGATCACAATGCGTGTGGAGAACCAGACAAGAGTTACAGAATTCCTCCTGCTGGGATTTAAGGATCTTCAGAGCCTCAGGATTCCCGTCTTCTTTGTGTTTCTCGGGATTTGCATGATTACATTAACTGGAAACCTCCTGATCATCGTGTTGGTGTCAACCAGTCACAAACTCCACTCTCCCATGTACTTCTTCCTCAGACATCTATCTCTAACTGACATCTTGATTACAACAAATATTGTCCCCAACATGCTCCATGGTGTATTGGGAGAAGGAGCCACCATTTCTTTTAATGTCTGCATTACTCAATTTTATTTCTTTGCTGTCTCAGTAACTACAGAGAGCTTCCTTCTTGCAGTGATGTCTTATGACCGATACTTGGCCATCTGTCACCCTTTGCGTTATACCTCCATTATGGACACCAAGCTCCAGTTTCATCTAGTTTTCTGGTCTTGGTTCTTGGGTTTCACAATGTCCCTAATTATAACCACCCAACTAGGTATGTTGCAATTCTGTGGCCCCAATGTAATTGACCACGTATTCTGTGATTTTGATCCCCTTCTTTATTTGTCCTGCACGGACACCTCCTTTTTGAAATTAGAAGATCTTGTTCTCTCTATTCCTTTAGCCTTCTCCTCATTTATCTTAATCATTGTAACTTACGTCAGTATCTTCCTCACCATCCTCAGGATCCCTTCCACCAGTGGGAGACAAaaagccttctccacctgcagTTCCCATCTGACAGTTGTGTCCTTATTCTATGGAACGTTGATCACCATATATGTGGTCCCATCCAGAGGACACTCAGTAAATTTCAATAAAGTCCTGTCTTTGCTGTACCTTATGGTGACCCCATTGTTTAATCCCATAATATACAGCCTGAGGAGCCAGGAGATTAGGGCAGCCTTCTGGAAACTAGTTAGCAAGACAAGGTGAGAAGCATAACAGAGCTAAACGGGTCTTATTGACTCAAAGAGTAAATATAAGTCTACTTAATAtcctacccatggagactgtgatgactgATATGTACAGTAAATATCTTTAAGGAAAGGTTAGACATATTTCTAGAAAGGAAATATGTGCAGGGATACAGGGTacaatatatcaaatatatacaGGGTATATCAAATAAATTAAACATAGGAAGCATGTTAatccagagagaaaaaaaaatggggaaTGGAAAAACACTGCTCACCttaataatctatgtcaaagtaaaaAGTGGTGCATGGAACTATAGACTAATGAATAGGATGTGGTCAGAGGTGACCAAAAGAAAGCGTTCCCATAGGTATTGCACTCAAGTAAATATATAACTCTGAGTGATAATATATGTACACAGATAAATCAAATATATTAAgccatatgggtataggaggttaaaatacaaaacaaaaaatattaataagtatcaattaataaatattttttgttttgtattttaacctcctatacccatatggcTGAATATATTTGATTTATCTGTGTACATATATTATTACTCAGAGCTAATCCAGAGAGAAATCTGATTGGCGATACTAGGGTTAAGaaggaaatgtttttccttatgATTGAcattggataatcctggacacacgatacataaagcttggccccctgcagacacactaaccagaactccctcctactgtctctctatgttccctacctaccaattagattgtaagctcctcggagcagggactcttcttccttaatgttacttttatgtctgaagcacttattcccatgatctgatatttatattatctgttatttatatgattacaacatgtaatactgctgtgacgcgctatgtacatttatggcgctatataaataaagacatacaatacaatatatttccAGAGATGTTTTATATTTCCCTTAATATGTAACAATATAACTATAAATAATGATTGTCTCAGACATTTATAATGTAATAAAGGTTACACTTGATGGACGTGTATTTTTTTCAACCTCTTCTGCAGCCCtgtgtaaatactgtatgtaaataaatattatttatcaTTTCATATAGTACAATAGTCTCTGTGAGTTTTTACTATCACAATTCTGCTAAATTGCATGGGCTTCTTTACTAATAAcaacaatattaataatattaaataatttGCCTCTCTGAAGAAGAGTGTATTACCTTTTACAGAGCCAGGTGTAGGGGCTGCACCAGACACCCCGCCggacccctccacacacacacacacacacacacgcatgaacatacacacacacttcctcatcCCGTGATCGCTCAGAGATGCAATTATACCCCAGACACAGGAAGTGAGGGTAGCTTCCTGTCCCCTTTGATTGGGCTGGATGcaccaccccacccctccccttcccttaacAACACGTATTTGCCCGTGTCGTACCTGGTATTGTTAATTCTAAGTACGCATGAACTCATTAATATGTAATGTAGTAGAGGCGCATGCGTGACGGCAAGGAGCAAGGTTGTATAACCTGAGGGCTCCGTGTCCCACTTATAGATAACGCAAGAAAATACCTATAAAAATCAGCAATTCTACACGCAATTGTCAATAACTCGGCAAATAAGACTCAAAACGAGTCACAAAAACCCAGGGGAAGAAGGGGTTACCAGATTATTTTGGCGGATCCAGGAGGAATAAAGCAGCCCCAGTAGTGGCGTCGGTTTCAAACCCGGGCTCTGAAACAGAGcatgagggagaggaggaggagagagataaCCAGGAGATGCTACCGGTGAGACGGTGTAACTTTAACCGCCTTCATAAAGACCTGAAAACATTATTACAGGCAGAAATTAAAGAATTAAGAAAGGAGGTGGGTAATCtgggagagaggacgggggacCTGGAGATCCAGCTGGATCTAACCACCAAGACAGCCAAGGAAAATGAAAAAAAGACTACAGACCTGCAACATCAAATAAATGAACTGGGGGATAGacaggaagatgcagagaacCGGGACCGGAGAAATAATTTTAGGATCAGGGGGGTACTGAAGACTGTGGGAGACTGTGAAGATTTTGTGTCCAGATGGCTAGAGAGTCTGTTCCCAGAAAACCCCAAAGAGAAGTTGGaaatggacagatgccacagggCGCTACGATCAAGGCCGCTGCAAACTGAGCAACCCAGAGATATAATAGTGCGGCTGCACTTTTATAGTACCAGAGAGGCGGTGCTCCAGAAAACGAGATCCATACCAGTAACGGAATTCGAGGGAGCTCGGTTGCTCATCTTCCAGGATCTGTCCCCCACCACCCTATTGAGAAGGCGAAACCTAATGCCAATAACTAAGGCACTCAGGGACAAAGCTATACGATACCGTTGGACCTTTCCGTTTCGGCAATTGGTGATCCGAAACGGGAGGCTGGTCACTATGAGAGACCCAGAAGAAGGGGCCGCGTTTGTGCACAAGCTGGGCCTCAGGGAAGCCCCACATGGAGTAGCAGGGGAAGTAGAGGCCCCAGAGCAATCTTGGTCGACCGTCGGATGCTCCCCCAAGGCACGGGCGATAAAGGCTGAAGACAGCGAGACCGGAAATTCTACAAGTCGACAAAGTTACAAGTTGGACCAGTTTTACAGTTTAAAGGGTCCACAAATGTTTAATAAAGTTGaagctaagttgctgattgagGGTCGTATTGGAGGCAGAGGAGGCAAGGGCTGATTGCAAGTTGATCGAGAGATACCCCCAATGACTTTCCTAGAGACGGTTCCCTTACCTGGGGTTCCACTTCTGGCATCCGCagaaagatggcggcggccacgAGGAGGCCATGGATCCAAGGTGACACGCAGAACCAGGAAGACAAGGTCGGGCGGGATGAGAGAGCGCGCCAACCTCTGATATGGCGCGAAGCAGAATCCATAATGGCGGAGTCCGGATGTACGTCACGCctaagaggaggagcagcggcggccatcttggagggggcgtAAGTGATATTACACCACCAATGAGTCGACGGACAAGAGCGCCGGAGCCCGGGAGCGGGACATAACCGGAAGTGACGGCCGAGAAGGGACAGCAGCGGATCCTCCCCCGTGTCAGAGTAGAACGCGAGGAAGAAACTTATAAAGGGCAGCGATGCAGAAATGCAGAGGAAGTAGCAGCAAGGGGACGCTCAGTGGGAGGGCAAAAGATAAGAGGGCAGCGGAGAAGTGAGC containing:
- the LOC142471405 gene encoding olfactory receptor 5P55-like — translated: MRVENQTRVTEFLLLGFKDLQSLRIPVFFVFLGICMITLTGNLLIIVLVSTSHKLHSPMYFFLRHLSLTDILITTNIVPNMLHGVLGEGATISFNVCITQFYFFAVSVTTESFLLAVMSYDRYLAICHPLRYTSIMDTKLQFHLVFWSWFLGFTMSLIITTQLGMLQFCGPNVIDHVFCDFDPLLYLSCTDTSFLKLEDLVLSIPLAFSSFILIIVTYVSIFLTILRIPSTSGRQKAFSTCSSHLTVVSLFYGTLITIYVVPSRGHSVNFNKVLSLLYLMVTPLFNPIIYSLRSQEIRAAFWKLVSKTR